From Pseudomonas fluorescens:
AAATAACTGGCTGAATTTGAAGAAATATAAATTGACCGATTGAACAGCTATTTATTTTTGCGTTGTCAGCGTGCGATTCGCCAGACCAACCGAGGGGAGGGGGGAGGTGTTACGTTATGGTGCGCATGAAGAGAAATTGCACACATAAATGGCACCAATGGTTACATGTATGTGTACATTTCTAGCACTCAACACAAACCAAATGTGGGAGGGGCGGTGCGACGATTCGACTTGCCCCCGATAGCGGAGTGTCAGTAACCATTGAGCTGACTGATTCACCGCAATCGGGGGCATTTTTTTACAGCATCAACTTCAAGCCTTGCTGATGATATTCCCAGCATGTAGCCCGCATTCCTTCTGCGTGGCTTCCTCCCACCACCAGCGGCCTTCACGCTCATGCTGGTTCGGCAGTACAGGGCGGGTGCACGGTTCACACCCGATGCTGATAAACCCGCGCTCATGCAGGCTGTTGTACGGCAGCTCCAGCATGCGGATGTACCCCCAGATCTCTTCACTGGTCATCTGCGCCAGCGGGTTGAACTTGTACAGGGTGCGTTCCGGGGTGGAGAAGGCGCTGTCGATTTCCAGCGCCGCCACTTGGCTGCGGGTGCCGGGGCTCTGGTCGCGGCGCTGGCCGGTGGCCCAGGCGCGGACGTCGGAGAGTTTGCGGCGTAGCGGTTCGATCTTGCGGACACCGCAGCATTCGCCATGGCCGTCCTTGTAGAAGCTGAACAGGCCTTTTTCTTTGACGAAGGGTTCCAGCTTGCTCTGGTCCGGCGAGATCAGTTCGATATCGATCTTGTAGAACTCGCGCACCTGCTCGATAAACCGGTAGGTCTCCGGGTGCAGGCGGCCGGTGTCGAGGCTGAACACCTTGACGTTCTTGTTCAGCTTCCAGGCCATGTCCACCAGCACCACATCCTCGGCACCGCTGAAGGAAATCCACAGGTCATCACCGAACTGGCTGAACGCCAGCTTGAGAATGTCCTGGGCAGACTTGTTGGCATAAGTCGCGGCGAGTTCAACGACATCGAAGGCTTGGTTCATCAGGACGGTTCCTACAGGTCAATGGCGCTGAGCGCTCTATAGGGGAGCGATGGTATCAAAATCCGTCCCGCGTTGCGGCGGCGGGCTTGAATCGCTAGAGTTCGGCAGTCCTTTTGCTCGCTCGACTTGAACAATATAACTAGGAGTGTCTTGTGGAAATTGCCTGTCTCGACCTGGAAGGGGTGCTAGTTCCGGAAATCTGGATCGCCTTCGCTGAAAAAACCGGTATTGAATCCCTGCGGGCGACCACCCGGGACATTCCCGACTACGACGTGCTGATGAAGCAACGCCTGCGCATCCTCGATGAACACGGGCTCAAGCTGGCCGATATCCAGGAAGTGATCGCCACGCTCAAGCCGCTGGAAGGCGCCATCGAGTTCGTCAACTGGCTGCGCGAGCGCTTCCAGGTAGTGATCCTGTCCGACACCTTCTACGAATTTTCCCAGCCGTTGATGCGCCAGTTGGGCTTTCCGACCTTGCTGTGCCACCGCCTGATCACCGACGACAGCGACCGTGTGATCAGCTACCAACTGCGCCAGAAAGACCCCAAGCGCCAGTCGGTACTGTCGTTCAAGAGCCTGTACTACCGCGTGATCGCGGCCGGCGATTCCTACAACGACACCAGCATGCTGGGTGAGGCCGACCGTGGGATTCTGTTCCATGCGCCAGAGAATGTGATCCGCGAATTCCCGCAATTCCCGGCGGTGCATACGTTTGAAGATTTGAAGAAAGAGTTCATCAAGGCTTCGAATCGGCTGTTGAGCCTTTAATTTTTTCGGCCGGGCTGATGGGACGGGTAAAGCCACTGCCTATGTTCCTGTCAGCCCTCTGCAAGCAATCGCTCATAAGGAATACTCAAGCCTTCATGCAGTCGCTTGATCATCGACAAGCTCAGCTTGCGCTTGTGATTCAGCACTTCGGATACACGTCCGCTCGTCCCGATGAAAGGCTCAAGATCCCGGGCGGTCATACCTAGCTGTTCCATGCGAAATTTAATCGCTTCCACCGGGTCTGACGGGGGGATGGGATAGTGCTGCGCCTCGTATTTTTCGATGAGTATTGCGAGGACTTCCAGCTCATCACCCTCTGGCGAGCCTGGTTGCGCTCCCCATATCTGCTCCACGCGCGCAAGCGCAGCGGTCAGGTCCTCTCGGGAATGTATCGGTTTGATGTTCATCATACGGTCTCCGCATTGATCTGATCGTATTGCGCATGAGTTCCTACGAACCGTATGAACCCAAGCTGTCGCTGGTAATCGATCGCCATGATCACTCGATATTTGTTGCCGCCCACGTTGAATACAACCCTGCCACCTTTGAGAATGCTCGCGGTCCTGAGCTCTGCCTTGAGTGCTTGTGGCGTCGGGTAAATTGCCTTTTCCATATGCCGATACAATTCAATAAGCGGCGCTTTTGCATCGATATAGGCGGGTTGGTTTTCCCAGAATATTCGTAAGGTCGATAGAGCGATTATCCGCATCGCTGCAACCTCCCAATTTGGGAGATGGTAGGTGCGATTGAGAGGAGATGCAATCTCGGAAATATTTCCTGAAGGGTAGGCAGTCGCTTCATGTGATCCTTCACAGACGGCGGGTGGACGGTTGACGCCGGACGCTATCCTCCGACGTTCAACTGCGTCTACTGCGGGTCTGATTCAGGTTTTTTCTACTGCCCGGCTCTGCGTCTGAGAGCCAGAAAGGAACTGCGCGCTACAGGCTTTCCAGTGTTTGTAACAACACCCGCACCTTGGTCAGCGACTCCTGATACTCCGCCTGCCACTGCGAATCCGCGACGATCCCGCCGCCGCCCCAGCAGCACACCTGACCATCCTTGACCAGCAAGCTGCGAATGGCGATGGAGCTGTCCATCTCGCCGCGCACATCCAGGTACACCAGCGAACCGCAATACAAGCCGCGCCGCGTCGGCTCCAGTTCGTCGATGATCTGCATCGCGCGGATCTTCGGTGCGCCGGTGATGGAGCCACCGGGGAAGCTGCCGGCGATCAGGTCCAAGGCATCTTTGTCGTCGGCCAATTCACCGATGACGCTGCTGACCAGATGGTGCACGTTGGGGTAGCTTTCCAGGCTGAACAGCTCCGGCACGCTCACCGAGCCGGTGCGGCAGGTGCGGCCGAGGTCGTTGCGCAGCAGGTCGACGATCATCAGGTTTTCGGCGCGGTCCTTGGGGCTGGCCAGCAGTTCGGCGGCATTCGCCGCGTCTGCTTCGGGGGTCAAGCCGCGAGGGCGCGTGCCTTTTATCGGGCGGGTTTCGACCTGGCGCTGGCTGATACGCACGAACCGCTCCGGCGACAGGCTCAGCACCGCGCCATCATCCGGCAGGCTCTGGAACCCGGAAAACGGCGTCGGGCAGGCTTCGCGCAGGGCGCAATAGGCCGCCCACGGATCGCCGAGGCACGGTGCGCGAAAGCGTTGGGCAAAGTTGACCTGGTAGCAGTCACCGGCCTGGATGTAATCCTGGATGCGTACGATCGCCTGGCGATATGCCTCGGCGGTCAGGTCAGGGGCCATGGGGCCCAGGAGCTTGAACGTGGCTGCTCCGTCGACAACGCCATGACTGAACACCGCGATCAAGCGTTGCCGCTCGCTGACTGCCAGCGCCGGGTGAAACACCAACTGGCTGGTCCGCGCCTGGTGATCACTGATCAGCGCCCAGGCATACAGGCCAAAACGCGCATCCGGCAGGTGCAAATCGTCTGCGGCCAGGTGCGGCATCTGTTCCAGGTGGCGGCCGAAGTCGTAGCTCAAGTAGCCGATCAGGCCGCCAGCAAACGGGAGTTCCAAGCCAGCGGGTATGCTCGCTTCACCCAGTTGGGTCAGGCTTTCCCGCAGGCGCTGCAGGAAGTCTGCGCCGCTTTCACCAGGCGATACCGTTAGTGTCACTTGCGGCCAGGCGCTGAGCAGGTCATAACGCCCGCGCTCGGCCACGGGCCTGCCGCTGTCCAGCAGGACTGCGCCTGGCGCATGGCGAATCGCCGCAAAATACTCGGCGGGGTTGGCCCGGTAGGGCAGCGGGTGTACGGAGCAGGTCGACATGCGGGGGTGGATCAGCTGTTGGCGTGGGGGAGGGGATTGTAGTCCCCCGTAGGATTTGCTCCTAGGGGGGATGTCGGGGATAGACAGATGTAAGGCCGCGTCAGCCTTCGACGGGCGGAATATGCCCGAACATTTCCTGTACGAACGCCACCCGCTCTTCCGGGGTTTCCGTCACACCGGCCGCTTTCAGCGCTTCCAGGCGCGCCTCCACGGCATGGGTGCGCAGGGTCAGGCCGCAGTCGTTGGCGATCTGGATATTCAGCCCCGGCCGTGCGTTCAGTTCGAGGATCAGCGGGCCTTTCTCCTGGTCCAGCACCATGTCCACGCCGATATAACCCAGCCCGCACAGCTCGTAGCAGCCGGCCGCGAGCTTCATGAAGCCGTCCCAGTTGGGCAGTTGCACACCGTCCACCGCGTTGGTGGTGTCGGGGTGCTTGGTGATGATGTTGTTCAGCCAGGTACCGCGCAGGGTCAGGCCGGTGGCGAGGTCGACACCCACGCCAATCGCGCCCTGGTGCAGGTTGGCCTTGCCGCCGGACTGACGCGTCGGCAAGCGCAACATGGCCATCACCGGGTAGCCCATCAAGACGATGATGCGGATATCCGGCACGCCTTCGTAGCTGATGCTCTTGAAAATCTGGTCGGGGACCACGCGGTACTCGATCAGCGCGCGGTCACGATGGCCACCCAAGGAGTACAGGCCGGTGAGGATGCTGGAAATCTGGTGCTCGATTTCCTCATGGCTGATGATCTTGCCGGACACTGTGCGGTAGCGCCCTTCAAAACGGTCGGCGACGACCAGGATGCCGTCGCCGCCGGCGCCCTGGGCCGGCTTGATCACGAAGTCGCTGCGCCCACCGATGATCGCGTCGAGCTTGTCGATTTCCTTCTCGGTGGAAATCACTCCGTACATTTCCGGCACATGGATGCCGGCCGCCATGGCCCGTTCCTTGGTGATGATCTTGTCATCCACGATCGGGTACAGGCTGCGCTTGTTGTACTTGAGCACGTAGTCGGCGTTACGCCGGTTGATGCCCATGATCCCTCGCGCTTCCAGGGCCTTCCAGGTCTTCCAGAAGCCGAACATTACGAATCAGCCTTGAGGAAGGCCTTGAACCGCACCAGTTCGGTCAGGCGGTAGCCGCGATAGCGACCCATGGCCAGCATGAAGCCCACCAGGATCAACAGGATCGCCGGGAAGGTGAATACGAAGTAAATCAGCTCCGGCACGCTCATGATGATGTGTGCCAGGGAGGCGGCGAACAGCGTGCCGATCGCGACTTTCATCGCATGGCTGGCGCCGCGTTCTTCCCAGGTGATCGACAGGCGTTCGATGGTCATGGTCAGGATCACCATCGGGAACAGCGCCACCGACAAGCCGCGCTCCAGGCCCAGTTTATGGCTGAACAGGCTGATGGCGGCGATCAGCACCACCACGAAGGTCAGCACCACCGACAACCTGGGCAGCATTTGCAGCTTCAAGTGTTCCAGGTACGACCTCAGGGACAAGCCCAATGCCGTGATAATCGTGAACAGCACAATCCCGAAGCCCAGCTGCGTCTCGCGGAACGCCAGCGCGATCAGCACCGGGGTGAACGTGCCCAGGGTCTGCAGGCCGATCAGGTTGCGCAGGATCAGGATCACCAGCACGCCGATCGGGATCATCACCATGATCATGAAGGTTTGCTGGGTTTGCAGCGGCAGGCCATACAGCGAGTATTCGAGGAAGTTGGCGTCGGTATTTTCGTCGGTCAGCTTGGCCAGGCGAATCGCGTTCATTTCGCTGTTGTTCAGGCTGAAGGTAACCACGGCTTTCTTGCCGCCATCGACGGTGATCAGGTTTTCATCGCCGGTCCACCACAGCAGGCGGTCGGCGGGCAGGCCCTGTTCGCCGGTCTCCGGGTTGAAGTACAGCCAGTCATTGCCATTGAAGCTGCGCAGCCACAGTTCCGGGGTTTGCGGCTGGTCGGCGACCAGGCGGATGGTGTGGACCTTTTCCACCGGGACGTGGGCGATGGACAGCAGCAGCTCGACGATCTTGGCCTTGTGCGGCGTCGACGGGTCGCCGCCCAGCAGCAGCTTGACGTTGTCGTCGTTGAGGTTGTTGGTGCGCTTGATCGCTTCGGTAATAAAGGTCTCGACGTCGGCCGAGTGCTGGCGGATCGGCGCCAGCAGGGCTTCGGCGGCGATTTTCTCCGGGCCTTCCACGGCAATGCTGTCGCGGAAGGTCGGGCCCTTGATCTTGACCTTCTCGCCGCTGTAGCGCTTGGTCAGCACCAGGCGGTAATACAGGGTCTGGTTGCCCTTGGCGCGGCGTGCCGACCAGGTGACCTTGCGGTTGCCATCGATGCGGTTGACGCTCACCCCGTAGTTGTTCGAGATGAAACTCTCATTGAGGCTGACGAAGTCGCGGCTCAGGGGCGGCACGAACATCTGGATCTTCACCGGGTCTTTCGGGTTGGCGACGAACTCGACCTTGGCGTCGATGTTCCACAAGTCGTCGGTGGCGTCCTCGGTAACAGGAATGCCCAGCACGAAGATCTGGTAGGCGGTGACCGAAATACCGAGCACCACCAAGAGGGTGATGAGGATTTTCATGTGCAGGGTGAGAGAGCGCATTCGGTTTACTCGGCGGTATGAGCGTCGGCGGCGCAGGCGGGTTTGCCTGCTGCGTATTTAAGACTGGGGTCGACCAGCGCATCAAAGCGTTTCAAGGCTTCGGAGCCGATCAGCAGTGGGTATTGGAAGGCGCTGCGGTCAGTCAAGTTCACTTCGATGCTGCGTAAAGCGCTGCCCATGCAGATATCCAGGGCAATCACCGGACGGGCGGTGTAGTTCTTGTCCTCATCGGGATCGTAGTCACCGGCGCGACGCTTGATCTTGCTGACGCGGGCCAGGGGGCGCTCGATGGGGTGGGAATGGGCGGCGTCGATCGCCAGGTAGAAGCGTACCCAGGATTCACCGTTGCGCTTGAAACGCTTGATATCGCGGGCGCTGAGCGAGGCGGTCTTGGCGCCGGTGTCGAGCTTGGCCGCGACTTCCAGGTCGATACCGGCGAGCTTGGCGTATTCGTTTAGGCCATACACGGTCTTTTCGGCGGCAACGCTTAGCCCCGGCATAAGTCCCGGTACGAACAATAGGCATATCAGAAGGAAGGGCTTGAGTCTCATAGATCCTGAGGCGGTGCAGTGCGATGTTCAATTCAAGGCGACTGGCATTGCTGCGCAAGCTCCCTCGTGCGCCGTTTCATCCAGTGATGTCAGGCAAAAGCGGCGGGCATTCTAACATGATGCTTTTCTGACGCCAGCGCTGGCAGGCGGCCATGCCCCAAGCGCGTGCGGGGCTGGTTATTAGACGATTGTCGACAATGTGCATTTATTCTTTGACTATCTGGGGCTGATTGGCTAGTTTTTGCCACATTGCTTTTAAAGGTGTCGACAATATGCTCGAGCAAGCGGAAGCCCCGGTGGTGCCCTCGGACGAATCCCAGACGATGTCGGAAAACGTCTTCCGCCGTATCCAGGCCGCCATCGTCAAGGGCGAGATCGCCCCCGGCAGCAAGATCTCCGAGCCAGAGCTGGCGCGCACCTACGGCATCAGCCGCGGCCCGCTGCGTGAGGCGATCCACCGCCTGGAAGGCCAGCGCCTGCTGGTGCGCGTACCCCATGTGGGCGCGCGAGTGGTGTCGTTGAGCCACGCCGAGCTGATCGAACTCTATGAGATCCGCGAGTCCCTCGAAGGCATGGCCTGCCGCCTGGCTGCCGAGCGCATGACCGATGCGGAAATCGAAGAGCTGCGCCAGGTGCTGCACACCCATGAACGCGACGAGGCGTTCCAGGCCGGCCTGGGCTACTACCAGCAGGAAGGCGACTTCGATTTTCACTACCGGATCATTCAAGGTGCCGGTAACCGCACCCTGACCCAAATGCTCTGCGGCGAGCTGTACCAGTTGGTGCGCATGTACCGCATCCAGTTCTCCGCCACCCCCAATCGTCCACGCCAGGCTTTTGCCGAGCATCACCGCATTCTTGACGCGATTGCCGATCGCGACGGTGAACTGGCCGAACTGTTGATGCGCCGCCATATCGGTGCATCCAAACGCAATATCGCCCGTCATTTTCCCGACGGCGCTCCCCAGACAGCCACTCAGCGAGGTGAGTCATGAGTTCCAATAACAACACCACTCCAGGCCAGCGTTTCCGTGACGCGGTTGCCAGCGAACAGCCCTTGCAAGTGGTCGGCGCAATCAACGCCAACCATGCGCTGCTGGCCAAGCGCGCGGGCTTCAAGGCGATCTACCTGTCGGGTGGCGGGGTGGCTGCCGGCTCCCTGGGCGTACCGGACCTGGGCATTACCGGCCTGGATGACGTGCTGACCGACGTGCGCCGCATCACCGACGTGTGCGACCTGCCCTTGCTGGTGGACGTGGACACTGGCTTCGGCTCCTCGGCGTTCAACGTGGCGCGTACCGTCAAGTCGATGATCAAGTTCGGCGCTGCCGCCATCCACATCGAGGACCAGGTCGGCGCCAAGCGTTGCGGGCATCGTCCGAACAAAGAAATCGTGTCCCAGCAGGAAATGGTCGACCGCATCAAGGCCGCCGTGGATGCGCGCACCGATGACAGCTTCGTGATCATGGCGCGTACCGATGCCCTGGCGGTCGAGGGCCTGGAGTCGGCGCTGGAGCGTGCCGCCGCCTGCATCGAGGCGGGCGCCGACATGGTGTTCCCGGAAGCCATCACTGAACTGGAGATGTACAAGCTGTTCGCGTCCCGGGTGAAAGCGCCGATCCTGGCTAACATTACCGAGTTCGGCGCAACGCCGCTGTACACCGTCGAACAGTTGAAATCTGCCGATGTTTCCATCGTGCTGTACCCGCTCTCGGCCTTCCGCGCCATGAACAAGGCCGCCGAGAACGTCTACACCGCGATCCGTCGCGACGGCACCCAACAGAACGTGATCGACACCATGCAAACCCGCATGGAGCTTTACGATCGCATCGACTACCACACCTTCGAGCAGAAGCTCGACGCGCTGTTCGCCGCGAAGAAATAACGAACGCGCCTCTCTATAAATACAAGATTAAATACAAGATTGGAGAACAGACATGGCTGAAGCAAAAGTACTGAGTGGCGCCGGCCTGCGTGGCCAGGTTGCCGGGCAGACGGCGTTGTCCACCGTGGGGCAGGCCGGTGCCGGCCTGACCTATCGCGGCTACGACGTGCGCGAACTGGCGGCCGATGCGCAGTTTGAAGAAGTGGCCTACCTGCTGCTCTACGGCGAACTGCCGACCAAGACCGAACTGGCCGCCTACAGCGCCAGGCTGAGCAAGCTGCGCGACCTGCCGCAAGCGCTCAAGGAAGTCCTGGAGCGCATCCCCGCCGACGCCCACCCGATGGACGTGATGCGCACCGGTTGCTCGTTCCTCGGCAATATCGAGCCCGAGCAAGACTTCAGCGTGCAACGCGACGTCACCGACCGCCTGCTCGCCGCCTTCCCGGCGATCATGTGCTACTGGTACCGCTTCAGCCACGACGGCAAGCGCATCGACTGCGTGACCGACGAGCCCAGCATCGGCGGCCACTTCCTGCACCTGCTGCATGGCAAAAAACCGAGCGAGCTGCACGTCAAGGTGATGAACGTGTCGCTGATCCTCTACGCCGAACACGAATTCAATGCCTCGACCTTTACCGCGCGGGTGTGTGCGTCGACCCTGTCCGACCTGTATTCCTGCGTCACCGCTGCGATTGGCTCGCTGCGCGGCCCGCTGCACGGCGGCGCCAACGAAGCGGCGATGGAAATGATCGAGCGTTTCGGCTCGGCAGAGGAAGCAGTCGAAGGCACCCTCGGCATGCTGGCGCGCAAGGACAAGATCATGGGCTTCGGCCACGCGATCTACAAAGACAGCGACCCGCGCAATGAAGTGATCAAGGGCTGGTCGAAAAAGCTCGCTGACGAAGTGGGCGACACGGTGTTGTTCCCAGTGTCCGAAGCCATCGACAAGACCATGTGGGAACAAAAGAAACTGTTCCCCAACGCCGACTTCTACCATGCCTCGGCGTACCACTTCATGGGCATCCCGACCAAGCTGTTCACGCCGATCTTCGTGTGCTCGCGCCTGACCGGCTGGGCCGCCCACGTGTTCGAACAGCGCGCCAACAACCGCATCATCCGTCCAAGCGCCGAGTACATCGGCGTTGAACAGCGCAAGTTCGTGCCAATCGAACGTCGCTGAATTGCAGGTGTAATCCTGCTCTCTGTAGGAGCGAGCTTGCTCGCGAAAAACGTCAAGGCATCGCGATCATTCAGTATGCCCGCATTATCGTTGACGACCTTCGCGAGCAAGCTCGCTCCTACAGGAGGCAGGTTCCCGCAGCAACCTATACCGTGACCGAGTCCTGACGATGAACACTGAATTCCGCAAACCGCTCCCCGGCAGCCGCCTGGATTATTTCGACGCCCGCGCGGCGGTCGATGCCATCCGCCCAGGCGCCTACGCCACCTTGCCCTACACCTCACGCGTGCTCGCGGAAAACCTGGTGCGCCGCTGCGACCCTGCCACCCTCAACGCGTCCCTGAGCCAACTGATCGAGCGCAAGCGCGACCTCGACTTCCCATGGTTCCCGGCACGCGTGGTATGCCACGACATCCTCGGCCAGACCGCCCTGGTCGACCTCGCCGGCCTGCGCGATGCCATCGCCCTGCAAGGCGGCGACCCGGCCCAGGTCAACCCGGTGGTGCCGACGCAACTGATCGTCGACCACT
This genomic window contains:
- a CDS encoding phosphoadenylyl-sulfate reductase, with amino-acid sequence MNQAFDVVELAATYANKSAQDILKLAFSQFGDDLWISFSGAEDVVLVDMAWKLNKNVKVFSLDTGRLHPETYRFIEQVREFYKIDIELISPDQSKLEPFVKEKGLFSFYKDGHGECCGVRKIEPLRRKLSDVRAWATGQRRDQSPGTRSQVAALEIDSAFSTPERTLYKFNPLAQMTSEEIWGYIRMLELPYNSLHERGFISIGCEPCTRPVLPNQHEREGRWWWEEATQKECGLHAGNIISKA
- the thrH gene encoding bifunctional phosphoserine phosphatase/homoserine phosphotransferase ThrH; protein product: MEIACLDLEGVLVPEIWIAFAEKTGIESLRATTRDIPDYDVLMKQRLRILDEHGLKLADIQEVIATLKPLEGAIEFVNWLRERFQVVILSDTFYEFSQPLMRQLGFPTLLCHRLITDDSDRVISYQLRQKDPKRQSVLSFKSLYYRVIAAGDSYNDTSMLGEADRGILFHAPENVIREFPQFPAVHTFEDLKKEFIKASNRLLSL
- a CDS encoding helix-turn-helix domain-containing protein; its protein translation is MNIKPIHSREDLTAALARVEQIWGAQPGSPEGDELEVLAILIEKYEAQHYPIPPSDPVEAIKFRMEQLGMTARDLEPFIGTSGRVSEVLNHKRKLSLSMIKRLHEGLSIPYERLLAEG
- a CDS encoding type II toxin-antitoxin system HigB family toxin — translated: MRIIALSTLRIFWENQPAYIDAKAPLIELYRHMEKAIYPTPQALKAELRTASILKGGRVVFNVGGNKYRVIMAIDYQRQLGFIRFVGTHAQYDQINAETV
- the pabB gene encoding aminodeoxychorismate synthase component I, which codes for MSTCSVHPLPYRANPAEYFAAIRHAPGAVLLDSGRPVAERGRYDLLSAWPQVTLTVSPGESGADFLQRLRESLTQLGEASIPAGLELPFAGGLIGYLSYDFGRHLEQMPHLAADDLHLPDARFGLYAWALISDHQARTSQLVFHPALAVSERQRLIAVFSHGVVDGAATFKLLGPMAPDLTAEAYRQAIVRIQDYIQAGDCYQVNFAQRFRAPCLGDPWAAYCALREACPTPFSGFQSLPDDGAVLSLSPERFVRISQRQVETRPIKGTRPRGLTPEADAANAAELLASPKDRAENLMIVDLLRNDLGRTCRTGSVSVPELFSLESYPNVHHLVSSVIGELADDKDALDLIAGSFPGGSITGAPKIRAMQIIDELEPTRRGLYCGSLVYLDVRGEMDSSIAIRSLLVKDGQVCCWGGGGIVADSQWQAEYQESLTKVRVLLQTLESL
- a CDS encoding alpha-L-glutamate ligase-like protein yields the protein MFGFWKTWKALEARGIMGINRRNADYVLKYNKRSLYPIVDDKIITKERAMAAGIHVPEMYGVISTEKEIDKLDAIIGGRSDFVIKPAQGAGGDGILVVADRFEGRYRTVSGKIISHEEIEHQISSILTGLYSLGGHRDRALIEYRVVPDQIFKSISYEGVPDIRIIVLMGYPVMAMLRLPTRQSGGKANLHQGAIGVGVDLATGLTLRGTWLNNIITKHPDTTNAVDGVQLPNWDGFMKLAAGCYELCGLGYIGVDMVLDQEKGPLILELNARPGLNIQIANDCGLTLRTHAVEARLEALKAAGVTETPEERVAFVQEMFGHIPPVEG
- a CDS encoding inactive transglutaminase family protein, whose amino-acid sequence is MRSLTLHMKILITLLVVLGISVTAYQIFVLGIPVTEDATDDLWNIDAKVEFVANPKDPVKIQMFVPPLSRDFVSLNESFISNNYGVSVNRIDGNRKVTWSARRAKGNQTLYYRLVLTKRYSGEKVKIKGPTFRDSIAVEGPEKIAAEALLAPIRQHSADVETFITEAIKRTNNLNDDNVKLLLGGDPSTPHKAKIVELLLSIAHVPVEKVHTIRLVADQPQTPELWLRSFNGNDWLYFNPETGEQGLPADRLLWWTGDENLITVDGGKKAVVTFSLNNSEMNAIRLAKLTDENTDANFLEYSLYGLPLQTQQTFMIMVMIPIGVLVILILRNLIGLQTLGTFTPVLIALAFRETQLGFGIVLFTIITALGLSLRSYLEHLKLQMLPRLSVVLTFVVVLIAAISLFSHKLGLERGLSVALFPMVILTMTIERLSITWEERGASHAMKVAIGTLFAASLAHIIMSVPELIYFVFTFPAILLILVGFMLAMGRYRGYRLTELVRFKAFLKADS
- a CDS encoding ATP-dependent zinc protease, whose translation is MRLKPFLLICLLFVPGLMPGLSVAAEKTVYGLNEYAKLAGIDLEVAAKLDTGAKTASLSARDIKRFKRNGESWVRFYLAIDAAHSHPIERPLARVSKIKRRAGDYDPDEDKNYTARPVIALDICMGSALRSIEVNLTDRSAFQYPLLIGSEALKRFDALVDPSLKYAAGKPACAADAHTAE
- a CDS encoding GntR family transcriptional regulator, whose translation is MLEQAEAPVVPSDESQTMSENVFRRIQAAIVKGEIAPGSKISEPELARTYGISRGPLREAIHRLEGQRLLVRVPHVGARVVSLSHAELIELYEIRESLEGMACRLAAERMTDAEIEELRQVLHTHERDEAFQAGLGYYQQEGDFDFHYRIIQGAGNRTLTQMLCGELYQLVRMYRIQFSATPNRPRQAFAEHHRILDAIADRDGELAELLMRRHIGASKRNIARHFPDGAPQTATQRGES
- the prpB gene encoding methylisocitrate lyase — protein: MSSNNNTTPGQRFRDAVASEQPLQVVGAINANHALLAKRAGFKAIYLSGGGVAAGSLGVPDLGITGLDDVLTDVRRITDVCDLPLLVDVDTGFGSSAFNVARTVKSMIKFGAAAIHIEDQVGAKRCGHRPNKEIVSQQEMVDRIKAAVDARTDDSFVIMARTDALAVEGLESALERAAACIEAGADMVFPEAITELEMYKLFASRVKAPILANITEFGATPLYTVEQLKSADVSIVLYPLSAFRAMNKAAENVYTAIRRDGTQQNVIDTMQTRMELYDRIDYHTFEQKLDALFAAKK
- the prpC gene encoding bifunctional 2-methylcitrate synthase/citrate synthase — its product is MAEAKVLSGAGLRGQVAGQTALSTVGQAGAGLTYRGYDVRELAADAQFEEVAYLLLYGELPTKTELAAYSARLSKLRDLPQALKEVLERIPADAHPMDVMRTGCSFLGNIEPEQDFSVQRDVTDRLLAAFPAIMCYWYRFSHDGKRIDCVTDEPSIGGHFLHLLHGKKPSELHVKVMNVSLILYAEHEFNASTFTARVCASTLSDLYSCVTAAIGSLRGPLHGGANEAAMEMIERFGSAEEAVEGTLGMLARKDKIMGFGHAIYKDSDPRNEVIKGWSKKLADEVGDTVLFPVSEAIDKTMWEQKKLFPNADFYHASAYHFMGIPTKLFTPIFVCSRLTGWAAHVFEQRANNRIIRPSAEYIGVEQRKFVPIERR